One window of the Rhizobiaceae bacterium genome contains the following:
- a CDS encoding ABC transporter ATP-binding protein: MTLLSVNDLRASLGGAEVLKGVSFDVRPGEFIGLIGPNGAGKSTLLRAILQLSPRSGIVMLGDDDAARLSAAERAARVAYLAQERDVAWAVPVDTLVSLGRTRHRSPFSPLSREDRAAVDDAMRRMDVAQFRRRKVTELSGGELARVLIARALAQDTPLLLADEPVAGLDPAHQISLMRTFRSLAAEGRSVVASLHDLGLAARWCTRLVLLDAGRIAEDGLARAVLTSEHLRTVYGISAHIADVEGHLLVHPLDLSVQVAKGSSDA, translated from the coding sequence ATGACGCTGCTTTCCGTCAACGATCTGCGCGCTTCGCTCGGCGGCGCGGAGGTGCTCAAGGGCGTCTCGTTCGATGTGCGGCCGGGTGAGTTCATCGGGCTGATCGGCCCCAATGGCGCGGGCAAATCAACCCTGCTGCGCGCGATCCTGCAATTGTCGCCGCGCAGCGGGATCGTCATGCTCGGAGACGACGATGCCGCCCGGCTCTCCGCTGCCGAACGGGCGGCGCGCGTCGCCTATCTTGCGCAGGAGCGGGACGTCGCCTGGGCCGTGCCGGTCGACACGCTCGTTTCGCTCGGGCGGACGCGGCACCGCTCGCCCTTCTCGCCGCTCTCCCGCGAGGATCGGGCCGCAGTGGACGACGCGATGCGGCGCATGGATGTCGCGCAGTTTCGCCGACGCAAGGTCACTGAGCTTTCCGGCGGCGAGCTTGCGCGCGTGCTGATTGCCCGCGCGCTGGCGCAGGACACGCCGCTGCTGCTCGCCGACGAGCCTGTCGCGGGACTGGACCCGGCGCACCAGATCAGCCTGATGCGGACGTTCCGGTCACTTGCCGCCGAGGGCCGCAGCGTCGTCGCGTCGCTTCACGATCTCGGGCTCGCGGCGCGCTGGTGCACCCGGCTCGTGCTTCTCGACGCCGGCCGGATCGCCGAAGACGGACTGGCGCGCGCCGTGCTGACCTCGGAACATCTGCGCACTGTCTATGGGATCAGCGCTCATATCGCCGATGTGGAAGGACACCTCCTTGTTCACCCCCTCGATCTCTCGGTCCAGGTTGCGAAAGGAAGCTCCGATGCTTGA
- a CDS encoding iron ABC transporter permease, giving the protein MSDDRRYHVLMALLGAGAALLLVLSLTVGPAAIAFGDSLRALFSEKADAVALIMQEVRLPRAVLGLMIGATLGLSGAALQGYLRNPLAEPGLIGISPSASLGAVLAIYTGLTAVFPLALPLVALAAAFLAVVVVQALAGMRGGTLTIILAGVAVSSFAGAMTSLALNLSPNPFAAMEIMFWMLGSLTDRSMLHVWLAGPFMILGWVMLSALARPLDALTLGGDTAASMGVDMRRVQFLAVFGTAASVGAATAVAGAIGFVGLVVPHLLRPLVGARPSRLLAASALGGACVVLTADILVRLIAPERDLKLGVLTAIVGAPFFLWLVYRTRSRLA; this is encoded by the coding sequence GTGAGCGACGACCGGCGCTACCATGTGCTGATGGCCCTGCTTGGCGCCGGGGCAGCCCTGCTCCTCGTGCTGTCGCTGACCGTCGGCCCGGCGGCGATCGCATTCGGCGACAGTCTTCGCGCTCTGTTTTCCGAAAAGGCCGATGCGGTCGCGCTCATCATGCAGGAGGTGCGCCTGCCGCGCGCCGTGCTCGGCCTGATGATCGGCGCGACGCTGGGCCTGTCCGGCGCGGCTTTGCAGGGTTACCTGCGCAATCCGCTGGCGGAGCCCGGCCTGATCGGCATCAGCCCCTCGGCGTCGCTCGGCGCGGTTCTCGCCATCTACACCGGACTGACCGCCGTCTTTCCGCTGGCGCTGCCGCTGGTCGCGCTGGCGGCAGCGTTCCTGGCGGTCGTGGTCGTGCAGGCGCTGGCGGGAATGCGCGGCGGCACGCTGACGATCATCCTTGCCGGCGTCGCTGTATCGAGTTTCGCCGGAGCGATGACCTCGCTGGCGCTGAACCTCTCGCCAAATCCGTTCGCCGCGATGGAGATCATGTTCTGGATGCTGGGCTCGCTCACTGACCGCTCGATGCTGCATGTCTGGCTGGCCGGCCCCTTCATGATCCTTGGCTGGGTCATGCTGTCGGCGCTCGCGCGTCCGCTCGATGCGCTGACGCTGGGCGGCGACACGGCGGCGAGCATGGGCGTGGACATGCGGCGCGTGCAGTTCCTCGCGGTCTTCGGCACTGCCGCGTCCGTCGGCGCGGCGACCGCCGTCGCGGGAGCGATCGGCTTCGTCGGCCTCGTCGTGCCGCATCTGCTGCGGCCGCTCGTCGGCGCGCGTCCGTCGCGCCTGCTTGCCGCGAGCGCGCTGGGCGGAGCCTGCGTCGTCCTTACCGCCGACATCCTCGTTCGCCTGATCGCGCCCGAGCGTGACCTCAAGCTCGGCGTTCTGACAGCGATCGTCGGCGCGCCGTTCTTCCTGTGGCTGGTCTATCGCACGCGGAGCAGGCTGGCATGA
- a CDS encoding ABC transporter substrate-binding protein, with protein MPAFALRIAFVSLLALAVGGTALAAPKRVVSMNACTDQMAMLIAGEGQLHSVSYLASDPGTSVLAADAGRYAVNHGLAEEVFLMQPDLVLAGSYSTRATVELLRRLGVRVEEFEPENSFEDVRANLARMGEILDRRERAEALIADLDRRLASLDAGRRPDIAVATYYANSYTSGSGTLVDAIIAASGLTNMAVQLGLSGTARLPLELLVMAQPDLLVTDGARYGAPALAEQNLAHPAYRALAARTASVAVPAPYTLCGAPFTAEAARILQRGASGIDGEARR; from the coding sequence ATGCCTGCCTTCGCTCTTCGCATCGCGTTCGTGTCCCTGCTGGCGCTGGCCGTCGGCGGAACGGCCTTGGCCGCGCCGAAACGCGTCGTGTCGATGAACGCCTGCACGGACCAGATGGCGATGCTGATCGCGGGCGAGGGGCAGCTCCATTCGGTTTCCTATCTCGCGAGCGATCCGGGAACGTCGGTGCTTGCCGCCGACGCAGGGCGCTACGCCGTCAATCACGGGCTGGCGGAGGAAGTGTTCCTCATGCAGCCCGATCTCGTCCTCGCCGGGTCTTACTCCACGCGCGCGACGGTCGAGCTGCTGCGCCGGCTCGGCGTGCGCGTCGAGGAGTTCGAGCCGGAAAACTCCTTCGAAGACGTGCGCGCCAACCTCGCCCGCATGGGGGAAATCCTCGACCGCCGGGAGCGGGCCGAGGCGCTGATCGCGGACCTCGACCGCCGGCTTGCATCCCTCGACGCGGGCAGGCGCCCGGATATCGCCGTCGCGACCTATTACGCGAACAGCTACACCTCCGGGAGCGGAACGCTCGTGGACGCCATCATCGCGGCATCCGGCCTGACCAACATGGCGGTCCAACTCGGACTGTCGGGCACGGCGCGGTTGCCGCTCGAACTGCTGGTGATGGCGCAGCCGGACCTGCTCGTCACCGACGGAGCGCGCTACGGCGCACCGGCGCTTGCCGAGCAAAATCTCGCCCATCCTGCCTATCGCGCCCTTGCCGCGCGCACCGCCTCCGTTGCCGTGCCGGCGCCTTACACGCTCTGCGGCGCGCCGTTTACCGCCGAGGCAGCGCGAATCCTGCAGCGCGGCGCAAGCGGGATCGACGGGGAGGCGAGGCGGTGA
- a CDS encoding TonB-dependent receptor: protein MQTKIFWAGTVALAMTGAACAQDAETRDDGTIELSPVLVTEGLTPVEQEKSGRAFTVITGEQLERNQVRYVADALRQVPGFAVSRTGSFGGMTQVRVRGAEANHLLVLIDGVEASETSSGEFDFGSLLVEDIDRIEVLRGPQSAFWGSNATAGVVNIITRRGERDGFRVNARTEAGTDGTFLGGVALSGGAENYDVALSGAFRRTEGFNISDFGNEKDGDRNTTLNGKFTVDLSENFTVDGTLRYVDRKSDVDGQDFSSGGAPDYAPGPYYGLVIDSDDWTSTQEFFGSVGATYVSLDGALTQKARFTGSDVHRENFSDGMLSSNDGDRLNGTYQASYQFDTPGFLAATHQITGGYEWERETFAPSHLDETFRRESHSLVGEYRGAFLDQFYLNAGVRRDFNDRFGDATTYSLSGAWKIPGSETRLHTSVGTGVTNPTFFEQFGYIPSTFAGNPDLVPEKSLGWDIGVEQGFFDRRLVLDVTYFNQNLTNEIATVFGGPPDFLSSPVNRDGKSKRQGVEISATLDLFNGFSANATYTYTDATEQTFAGGPRLAEVRRPEHSGSIGAAYVFYDNRARVFGEAVFNGRMEDVAFVPSLPPRVTLDAYTVVNIGGSFRFNDNFEAYGRVENLFDERYEEVFGYNTQGRTAFLGIRGSF from the coding sequence ATGCAGACGAAGATTTTTTGGGCCGGCACCGTGGCGCTGGCGATGACCGGTGCGGCCTGCGCGCAGGACGCTGAGACACGCGACGACGGAACGATCGAGCTTTCTCCGGTATTGGTCACGGAGGGCCTGACGCCGGTCGAGCAGGAGAAGTCGGGACGGGCCTTTACCGTCATCACCGGCGAGCAGCTCGAACGCAATCAGGTGCGCTATGTGGCGGACGCGCTGCGGCAGGTGCCGGGCTTCGCCGTGTCGCGCACGGGTTCCTTCGGCGGCATGACGCAGGTGCGCGTGCGCGGCGCCGAGGCGAACCATCTGCTGGTGCTGATCGACGGCGTGGAAGCCAGCGAGACATCGTCCGGCGAATTCGACTTCGGCAGCCTGCTGGTCGAAGACATAGACCGTATCGAGGTCTTGCGTGGGCCGCAAAGCGCGTTCTGGGGCTCCAACGCCACCGCCGGCGTGGTCAACATCATCACCAGGCGCGGCGAGCGCGACGGGTTTCGTGTCAACGCCCGCACCGAAGCCGGCACGGACGGCACCTTCCTCGGCGGCGTGGCGCTGTCCGGCGGCGCGGAAAACTATGACGTCGCGCTGTCCGGCGCGTTCCGCCGCACAGAGGGGTTCAACATCTCCGATTTCGGCAACGAGAAGGATGGCGATCGCAACACCACGCTGAACGGAAAGTTCACGGTCGATCTCTCGGAGAACTTCACCGTCGACGGCACGCTGCGCTATGTCGACCGCAAGAGCGACGTGGACGGCCAGGATTTTTCCAGCGGCGGCGCGCCCGACTATGCGCCAGGCCCCTATTACGGGCTGGTGATCGACAGCGACGACTGGACCTCCACGCAGGAGTTCTTCGGCTCGGTCGGCGCGACCTACGTCTCTCTCGACGGCGCACTGACGCAAAAAGCCCGCTTCACCGGCAGCGACGTCCATCGCGAGAATTTCAGCGACGGCATGCTGTCCTCGAACGACGGCGACCGTCTCAACGGCACCTATCAGGCGAGCTATCAGTTCGATACGCCGGGCTTTCTGGCGGCCACGCACCAGATCACCGGCGGCTACGAATGGGAGCGCGAGACCTTCGCGCCGTCGCATCTGGACGAGACGTTCCGCCGCGAGAGCCATTCGCTCGTCGGCGAATATCGGGGCGCCTTCCTCGACCAGTTCTACCTGAACGCCGGCGTGCGCCGCGATTTCAACGACAGGTTCGGCGACGCGACGACCTACAGCCTCAGCGGCGCGTGGAAGATCCCCGGCAGCGAGACGCGGCTGCATACGTCGGTGGGCACCGGTGTCACCAATCCGACCTTCTTCGAGCAGTTCGGCTACATCCCCTCGACCTTCGCGGGCAATCCCGACCTCGTGCCGGAAAAGAGTTTGGGGTGGGACATCGGCGTCGAGCAGGGGTTCTTTGACCGGCGGCTCGTCCTCGACGTGACCTATTTCAACCAGAACCTCACCAACGAGATCGCGACCGTCTTCGGCGGACCGCCGGACTTCCTGTCCTCGCCGGTCAATCGCGACGGCAAGAGCAAGCGCCAGGGCGTCGAGATCTCGGCGACGCTCGATCTCTTCAACGGCTTCAGCGCCAACGCGACCTATACCTATACCGACGCGACGGAGCAGACCTTCGCCGGAGGGCCGCGGCTGGCCGAGGTGCGCCGGCCGGAGCATTCCGGATCGATCGGCGCGGCCTATGTGTTTTACGACAACCGCGCGCGCGTCTTCGGGGAGGCCGTGTTCAACGGCCGGATGGAGGACGTGGCCTTCGTGCCGAGCCTGCCGCCCCGGGTGACGCTTGATGCCTATACGGTCGTGAACATCGGCGGCAGCTTCAGGTTCAACGACAATTTCGAGGCCTATGGGCGCGTCGAGAATCTTTTCGACGAGCGATACGAGGAAGTGTTCGGCTACAATACGCAGGGACGCACCGCATTCCTCGGCATCAGGGGATCGTTCTGA